A genome region from Arachidicoccus soli includes the following:
- a CDS encoding TetR family transcriptional regulator C-terminal domain-containing protein — MAKAAKKSTVNSSQIQEAYIDYVLMNNEPPKSIYLFAKSLKISEAEFYNFYTSFMAIEKTIWAELTETTITKIAHQEIWSQYTSREKILSFFFSFVELLKTQRSFVLYSLKKAGIGLSTPEVLLTAKQKFESFADTVIKMGLESGELADRKFLSKRYKNGLSLQFAFILHFWAEDESKDFEKTDEAIEKGINLSFDFFQHSPIDNLFEYGKFIVRNGKLREKMGI; from the coding sequence ATGGCAAAAGCAGCGAAAAAATCGACTGTTAATTCCAGTCAGATTCAAGAAGCTTATATTGATTATGTCTTAATGAACAATGAGCCACCAAAATCGATTTATCTTTTTGCAAAATCATTAAAAATATCAGAGGCTGAATTTTATAATTTTTATACCTCTTTTATGGCAATTGAAAAAACTATCTGGGCGGAGTTGACTGAAACAACAATTACTAAAATAGCGCATCAAGAGATTTGGAGTCAGTATACATCTCGAGAAAAAATACTTTCTTTCTTTTTTAGTTTTGTAGAGTTGTTGAAGACTCAAAGAAGTTTTGTTCTGTATAGTTTGAAAAAGGCTGGCATAGGATTATCCACTCCTGAAGTATTACTTACTGCAAAACAGAAGTTTGAAAGTTTTGCAGATACTGTGATAAAGATGGGGTTAGAGTCAGGTGAATTGGCTGATAGGAAGTTTTTGAGCAAAAGATATAAAAATGGGTTGAGTCTTCAGTTTGCTTTTATCTTGCATTTCTGGGCAGAAGATGAGAGTAAAGATTTTGAAAAAACAGATGAAGCCATTGAGAAAGGTATCAACCTTTCCTTCGATTTTTTCCAACACTCACCAATTGACAATCTTTTCGAATATGGAAAATTTATAGTTCGCAACGGAAAACTACGCGAGAAAATGGGGATATAA
- a CDS encoding DUF983 domain-containing protein: MNSSRTSETELEKTPGYLSATLNCKCPRCRKGDLFQYKNAYNLKDGNYMKMNERCSECGQPTEIELGFYYGTSYVSYALTILFSAITFVLWWIIIGISLNDNRLFWWLGIDVFFLLLLQPFFMRLARSFWISCYVKYNKNWQIEKPVEPERTNDRLKNAW, translated from the coding sequence ATGAATAGTTCAAGAACATCTGAAACAGAATTAGAGAAGACCCCAGGCTATTTATCTGCAACGCTTAATTGTAAATGCCCTCGTTGTAGAAAAGGTGACCTTTTTCAGTATAAAAATGCCTATAACTTAAAAGACGGCAATTATATGAAAATGAATGAAAGGTGTTCCGAATGCGGACAACCTACTGAAATAGAATTAGGTTTTTACTACGGCACAAGCTATGTTAGTTACGCGCTTACTATTTTGTTCTCTGCTATTACTTTTGTTCTTTGGTGGATAATTATTGGCATTTCGCTTAACGACAATCGCTTGTTTTGGTGGCTTGGTATAGATGTATTTTTTTTACTATTATTACAACCTTTTTTTATGCGGCTCGCGCGTAGTTTCTGGATAAGTTGTTATGTGAAATATAATAAAAATTGGCAAATAGAAAAGCCTGTCGAGCCGGAAAGAACCAATGATCGTTTAAAAAATGCATGGTAA
- the mscL gene encoding large conductance mechanosensitive channel protein MscL yields the protein MGFVKEFKEFAVKGNAIDLAVGVIIGAAFGKIVTSVVEDLVMPVVSKIIGQPDFSKLWVDLNEKAASGLSLADAKKVPGSDIFAYGNFITVAINFLLIAIVIFMMVKGINKLKKKQAEAPAAAPAPTTEEVLLTEIRDALRSK from the coding sequence ATGGGATTTGTTAAAGAGTTTAAAGAGTTTGCTGTAAAAGGCAATGCCATCGACCTAGCTGTCGGTGTTATTATTGGCGCAGCTTTCGGTAAAATCGTTACCAGCGTCGTAGAAGACTTGGTAATGCCCGTTGTTTCAAAAATTATTGGGCAACCAGACTTTAGTAAACTTTGGGTGGACTTAAATGAAAAGGCTGCCAGCGGCCTTTCTTTAGCCGATGCCAAAAAAGTACCCGGATCAGACATTTTTGCCTATGGTAATTTTATTACAGTCGCTATTAATTTCTTACTTATTGCAATCGTCATTTTTATGATGGTAAAAGGAATTAACAAATTGAAGAAAAAGCAAGCAGAAGCGCCAGCAGCTGCTCCTGCTCCGACTACCGAAGAAGTATTGTTGACTGAAATAAGAGATGCGTTGAGAAGCAAATAA
- a CDS encoding segregation and condensation protein A has protein sequence MSTPVYQIKLPQFEGPFDLLLFFIERDELDIYNIPITKITNDFLDYIHHQEHLNIELSSEFILFISTLMRVKAKMLLPRKELDEKGNEIDPRQELVDKILEYKRYKEAAIQLAEKETLRQLMLKRGNLQKELNQIGEAAAEGTEIETVNLFKLMKTFEKVLQRLQDRNNKPVHTVVQYNYTMEGSREYVLTSVKEKQSVSFEKIFSICEDKIHALFLFLSLLELSQMRFMTLQVGEGRNNFIVKWNNHRDEEIEETGLLQNEEDVFSSDN, from the coding sequence TTGAGCACGCCTGTTTATCAAATAAAGCTACCACAGTTTGAAGGCCCTTTTGACCTCTTACTTTTTTTTATTGAAAGAGATGAATTGGATATCTACAATATACCTATTACAAAAATCACCAATGATTTCTTAGACTATATTCATCATCAAGAGCATCTCAATATTGAACTTAGCAGTGAGTTTATCTTATTCATTTCTACATTGATGCGGGTAAAGGCTAAAATGCTTCTACCGAGGAAGGAGCTAGATGAAAAAGGTAATGAAATTGATCCCAGGCAAGAACTTGTGGACAAAATATTAGAATACAAAAGATATAAAGAAGCAGCTATCCAACTTGCTGAAAAAGAAACTTTACGTCAATTAATGTTAAAGCGAGGCAATCTGCAAAAAGAACTCAATCAGATTGGCGAAGCTGCAGCCGAAGGCACCGAAATAGAAACCGTCAATTTATTTAAGTTGATGAAGACTTTTGAGAAAGTGTTACAACGACTACAGGATCGAAATAACAAACCCGTACATACCGTTGTCCAATACAATTATACGATGGAAGGAAGCCGGGAATATGTTTTAACTTCTGTTAAAGAAAAGCAGTCTGTTTCTTTTGAAAAAATATTTTCTATCTGTGAAGATAAAATTCATGCACTTTTTCTCTTTCTATCGCTACTCGAATTATCGCAAATGCGTTTTATGACATTACAAGTAGGCGAAGGTCGAAACAATTTTATTGTCAAATGGAATAATCACCGTGATGAAGAAATTGAGGAGACCGGCTTGCTGCAAAATGAAGAAGATGTGTTTAGCTCGGATAATTAA
- a CDS encoding DNA adenine methylase — protein sequence MNYIGSKYKLSEFIEKAVKLTVGRDLSAKVFCDLFAGTGIVGRSFKPIVKQVLSNDIEYYSYVLNQNYIGNHLPIENKKQLIEELNTIPVKEGFIYKNYCKGGHGERMYFSDDNGKKIDSVRTKIESWNKKKIINKNEYFFLLASLLESADKVANTAAVYGAYLKKIKKTAQQSFNLNPADFFENETKHLVFNTDSNKLIRKIEGDILYLDPPYNSRQYGANYHLLNTIAKYDKFLPKGKTGLPNYNKSDYCRKETIQKSFEELIRNAQFPYIFLSYNNEGLMSVEFIENIMKKYGHYHYEKIAYQRFKADKTQKRKHKFDATVEYLHILEKQG from the coding sequence ATGAACTACATCGGCTCCAAATATAAACTTTCAGAATTTATAGAAAAGGCAGTAAAATTAACCGTCGGAAGAGATTTGTCTGCAAAAGTTTTTTGTGATTTATTTGCAGGAACAGGCATTGTAGGTCGCAGTTTTAAGCCGATCGTAAAACAAGTTCTTAGCAATGATATAGAATATTACAGCTATGTTTTAAATCAAAATTATATTGGCAATCACCTTCCAATTGAAAATAAAAAGCAATTAATTGAGGAACTTAATACAATTCCTGTGAAAGAAGGTTTTATTTATAAAAATTATTGCAAAGGAGGTCATGGTGAACGCATGTATTTCTCCGATGATAACGGGAAAAAAATAGATTCGGTCCGCACAAAAATTGAAAGCTGGAATAAAAAGAAAATCATCAATAAGAATGAATATTTTTTTCTCTTGGCAAGTCTGCTCGAAAGCGCTGATAAGGTGGCAAATACAGCTGCTGTATATGGTGCTTATTTGAAAAAAATAAAAAAAACGGCTCAACAGAGTTTCAACCTAAATCCAGCAGATTTTTTTGAAAACGAGACCAAACATTTGGTCTTTAACACCGATAGCAATAAACTTATCAGAAAAATTGAAGGTGATATTTTGTATCTCGATCCGCCATACAACTCGCGTCAATATGGGGCAAATTATCATCTGTTGAATACAATCGCCAAATACGACAAATTCCTGCCTAAAGGAAAAACCGGATTACCTAATTATAACAAATCAGATTATTGTCGTAAAGAAACGATCCAGAAATCATTTGAAGAGCTAATAAGAAATGCTCAATTTCCTTATATATTTTTAAGCTATAACAATGAAGGATTAATGTCTGTAGAATTCATTGAAAATATAATGAAAAAATATGGTCACTATCATTACGAAAAGATTGCCTATCAGAGATTCAAAGCAGACAAAACGCAAAAGCGAAAGCACAAATTCGATGCGACTGTTGAATATTTACATATTCTAGAAAAGCAAGGGTGA
- a CDS encoding energy transducer TonB: protein MEATKILDTSLLDILFENRNKDYGAYQLRKNYKRQLISAILLTIVLATLFSIIALHGKKIPNNISIIVPETITIKTIQQPKPKIVLPKPPKPATAPSIQVTKFTIPKVLNDKLVPPDEVPPKQTTTNINIGAFNQKGLNKPGLLATPREKKGFGDNGKGLGNSSGDGNAPFVTVQVKAQFPGGEEAWRRYLERNLRQEIPVENGAPSGMYAVTVSFLVNAKGVVSEVKVLNAPIPDFGISAEAIRVIAQGPKWTPAIQNGRYVAFRQTQRIVFQVQQE from the coding sequence ATGGAAGCAACAAAAATATTGGATACCTCCCTGTTAGATATTTTATTCGAAAACAGAAACAAGGATTATGGCGCCTATCAACTACGTAAAAATTATAAACGCCAATTAATATCAGCGATTTTACTTACCATAGTTTTAGCTACCTTATTTTCTATTATCGCGCTGCATGGCAAAAAAATACCAAATAATATTTCAATCATAGTCCCGGAGACGATTACAATAAAAACTATACAACAGCCTAAGCCAAAAATAGTATTGCCCAAGCCGCCTAAACCTGCCACTGCCCCTAGTATACAGGTAACCAAATTTACTATTCCAAAAGTTCTGAACGACAAATTAGTCCCACCTGATGAGGTACCACCAAAACAAACTACCACTAACATCAATATTGGCGCATTTAATCAAAAAGGGTTAAATAAGCCCGGTTTATTGGCAACTCCGCGCGAAAAAAAGGGTTTTGGAGATAACGGTAAAGGGTTAGGGAATAGTAGTGGTGACGGAAATGCCCCATTTGTGACAGTGCAAGTAAAGGCGCAGTTCCCGGGAGGAGAAGAGGCGTGGAGAAGATATTTAGAAAGAAATTTACGGCAGGAAATCCCTGTGGAGAATGGTGCTCCTTCCGGTATGTACGCTGTTACGGTTTCATTTCTTGTTAATGCAAAAGGAGTTGTTTCAGAGGTAAAGGTCTTGAATGCGCCCATACCTGATTTTGGTATTTCAGCCGAAGCTATAAGGGTAATTGCGCAAGGACCTAAATGGACTCCTGCTATTCAAAACGGAAGATATGTCGCTTTTAGACAGACTCAGCGCATTGTATTCCAAGTGCAACAAGAGTAA
- a CDS encoding PPK2 family polyphosphate kinase: MANIHLSKIDPNPPEDLDKHYVKKHTKKMQQGLDELQNKLYAGHQHSILIVLQGMDASGKDGAVRNVFESINPQGVSVHSFKVPTEEELSHDFLWRIHKQTPGKGMIQIFNRSYYEDILVTRVHKMIDTKTAKKRIKAINDFEQLLAENHTHILKFYLHISKEEQTERLNERLTIPKKMWKYNSNDFKEAEYWNDYQKFYEDCFNLCNEVPWIIVPANKNWYKEFVVTEALYNLLKKLNLKYPTLENNKI, translated from the coding sequence ATGGCAAATATTCATCTTAGTAAAATAGACCCCAACCCCCCTGAAGATTTAGACAAACATTATGTAAAAAAGCATACGAAGAAAATGCAGCAAGGTCTGGATGAGTTGCAAAACAAACTGTATGCCGGTCATCAGCACTCTATTTTAATTGTTTTACAGGGCATGGACGCCTCTGGTAAAGATGGTGCCGTGCGTAATGTGTTTGAGAGTATAAACCCACAAGGCGTAAGTGTGCATTCCTTCAAGGTGCCAACAGAAGAAGAATTATCTCATGATTTTCTTTGGCGCATTCATAAACAAACACCTGGAAAAGGAATGATTCAAATCTTTAATCGCTCCTACTACGAAGATATTTTGGTTACACGTGTACATAAAATGATCGATACAAAGACGGCAAAAAAAAGAATTAAAGCCATCAATGATTTTGAGCAATTGCTTGCTGAAAACCATACCCATATTCTAAAATTCTATTTACATATTTCTAAAGAAGAGCAGACTGAACGTTTAAATGAGCGTTTAACAATTCCAAAAAAAATGTGGAAATATAATAGCAACGACTTTAAAGAAGCTGAATATTGGAATGATTATCAAAAATTTTACGAAGATTGTTTTAATCTTTGCAATGAAGTTCCGTGGATAATTGTACCTGCTAATAAAAATTGGTATAAGGAGTTTGTGGTTACAGAAGCATTGTATAATCTATTGAAAAAGTTGAATTTAAAATATCCCACATTAGAAAATAATAAAATTTAA
- a CDS encoding MFS transporter, producing MNNNTSGRISFSEKNPVLKNKEFLCYLLYRFGIYFALNLQSTAIYYWVYHLTGSNLKMGLIGLAEVIPAIGFSMFSGHFVDLHEKRKMLLMCLIGYIFLGGGLFVLSTQISLGHLGLNWTLDLIFALIFFGGILRAFIGPSAFALLGQLTPREHYPNATSWSSMGFKLGSVLGPLSFGVINTIMGLLQDNPIDMVRTSGLVKAIPGVTGSMFLIFIVELFLLIPVLIIKAKPILKKTKEPIMQSLSLGVKFILKTPALLGAQALDMFTVLFGGAVALLPAFVEINRMTETEYGLLRAAPGIGSIITLVLLAYLPLNTKPGKKLLWCCAGFGASIIIFGLSKNIYLASVALIASGMFDAVSVVVRGTILQLVTPDEMRGRVAAVNTMFISSSNELGDFESGVMASWLGTIKAIIVGGCLTFGVVSFTAMKAKKLRKFDYKEYA from the coding sequence ATGAACAATAACACTTCTGGTCGAATCTCTTTTTCTGAAAAAAATCCCGTATTAAAAAATAAAGAATTTCTTTGTTATTTACTTTATCGATTTGGAATATACTTTGCTTTGAATTTACAATCTACAGCCATTTATTACTGGGTATATCATCTTACGGGCAGTAATCTAAAGATGGGTTTAATTGGCTTGGCAGAAGTTATTCCTGCAATTGGGTTCTCTATGTTCTCTGGTCATTTTGTGGACCTGCATGAAAAACGCAAAATGCTATTGATGTGTTTAATTGGGTATATATTTTTAGGTGGGGGACTATTTGTTTTATCTACACAAATTTCCTTAGGGCATTTAGGCCTCAACTGGACATTAGATTTAATCTTCGCTTTAATATTCTTTGGAGGCATATTGCGGGCATTTATAGGTCCTTCTGCCTTTGCATTACTTGGGCAACTAACTCCACGAGAACATTATCCAAATGCTACAAGCTGGAGTAGCATGGGCTTTAAACTTGGTTCCGTTTTGGGGCCATTATCTTTTGGCGTCATTAATACAATTATGGGATTATTGCAAGATAATCCAATTGATATGGTGCGCACATCGGGTCTAGTTAAAGCTATACCAGGCGTTACGGGTTCTATGTTTTTAATTTTTATAGTAGAATTGTTTTTACTGATTCCTGTTTTAATTATCAAGGCGAAGCCAATTTTAAAAAAGACCAAAGAGCCTATCATGCAAAGTCTGTCATTGGGCGTAAAATTTATCTTAAAAACACCTGCACTCTTAGGCGCGCAAGCGCTCGATATGTTCACCGTCCTATTTGGTGGCGCAGTAGCTTTGTTGCCGGCTTTTGTTGAAATCAACCGGATGACGGAAACAGAATACGGTCTGCTACGCGCTGCACCTGGTATAGGTTCTATTATCACTTTAGTTCTTTTAGCCTATCTGCCTTTGAACACAAAGCCAGGAAAAAAATTGTTGTGGTGCTGTGCAGGGTTTGGTGCCTCTATTATCATTTTCGGCCTATCTAAAAATATCTATTTAGCATCTGTCGCCCTAATTGCATCCGGTATGTTTGATGCAGTAAGTGTGGTGGTACGAGGTACGATTTTACAATTGGTAACGCCAGATGAAATGCGCGGACGAGTTGCTGCGGTAAACACGATGTTTATAAGTTCTTCCAATGAACTAGGCGATTTTGAAAGCGGTGTAATGGCCAGTTGGCTGGGAACAATTAAAGCAATAATTGTAGGTGGTTGCTTAACATTTGGAGTAGTGAGTTTTACGGCTATGAAAGCCAAAAAATTGCGCAAATTTGATTATAAAGAATATGCTTAA
- the recN gene encoding DNA repair protein RecN, with protein MITQLHISNYAIIDEVDVAFQKGLNIITGETGAGKSILMGALGLILGARADTTVLKAHDKKCVVEANFSLPKNASAIDFLLNNDLDNEGELIIRREITASGKSRAFVNDTPVALQLLRELASLLVDLHQQFDTLQLGDTDFQRKVIDALAGHEKLLLDYQQLYKQWLSAKEDLQKLQSKKTDFTKEADFFQFQYDELTEQNFKENELEELDEELQLLSNSEEIKSALTQVSFVLQESEDPIVQGIKQVAAKLDPFQNFHQKIKEVVARLRSTQIELQDVAQEIENLNNNFGFDEQRMQIINDRINAGYKLLKKHGAHTTNELLELQRELAKKLEASLNIDEKIEALEKKVNHLHKEGFSLAQKIDFSRQQQKRKIENAVTEKLVQVGMPNARLQVNISSEKELNFYGINQIEFLFDANKSNRFDPIRKVASGGELSRLMLCIKSLVAENIELPTLIFDEIDTGISGEAAKQVGVIMKALSVNIQVIAITHQPQIAAKAHTHFYVYKEQSGDEIKTKIRILDKEECIHAIAQMLGGEKPTTAALQSAKEMMEL; from the coding sequence GTGATTACGCAACTTCACATTAGTAATTATGCAATTATCGACGAGGTAGATGTTGCCTTTCAAAAGGGGCTCAACATTATCACGGGAGAAACAGGTGCAGGTAAAAGTATTTTGATGGGTGCGCTTGGCTTGATTTTAGGAGCACGGGCGGATACGACTGTTTTGAAAGCACATGATAAAAAATGTGTAGTAGAAGCAAATTTCTCTTTACCAAAAAATGCCTCAGCAATTGACTTTTTATTGAATAATGATTTGGATAATGAAGGCGAATTAATTATTCGTCGGGAAATTACGGCCTCGGGAAAATCCCGTGCTTTTGTAAATGATACTCCAGTTGCTTTGCAACTGTTACGGGAACTGGCTTCTTTACTGGTCGATTTGCACCAACAATTTGATACGCTGCAATTGGGTGATACTGACTTTCAGAGAAAAGTGATAGATGCTTTGGCTGGGCATGAAAAGCTGCTTTTGGATTACCAACAGCTGTATAAACAATGGCTATCTGCAAAAGAGGATTTGCAAAAACTTCAAAGTAAAAAAACAGATTTCACTAAGGAAGCTGATTTTTTTCAGTTTCAATACGACGAATTAACTGAGCAAAATTTTAAAGAAAACGAATTAGAAGAACTTGACGAAGAGTTACAGTTATTGTCTAATTCTGAGGAAATAAAATCGGCACTAACACAAGTATCATTTGTTTTGCAAGAAAGTGAAGACCCGATAGTGCAGGGCATAAAACAGGTTGCAGCAAAGCTTGATCCTTTTCAAAACTTTCATCAAAAAATTAAAGAAGTTGTTGCCCGTTTAAGAAGCACACAAATAGAATTGCAGGATGTTGCACAGGAAATAGAAAACCTAAACAATAATTTTGGTTTTGATGAACAGCGAATGCAAATTATCAATGACCGGATAAATGCAGGTTATAAGTTGTTGAAAAAACATGGTGCACATACAACCAATGAATTACTTGAATTGCAGCGTGAATTAGCTAAAAAATTAGAAGCGAGTTTAAATATTGACGAAAAAATTGAAGCTTTAGAAAAAAAAGTTAATCATTTACATAAAGAGGGGTTTTCTCTTGCTCAAAAAATTGACTTCTCTCGTCAGCAACAAAAGCGGAAAATTGAAAACGCTGTTACTGAAAAATTGGTACAAGTGGGTATGCCCAATGCAAGATTGCAAGTGAATATTTCCTCAGAGAAGGAGTTGAATTTCTACGGCATTAACCAAATTGAGTTTTTGTTTGACGCTAATAAGAGTAATCGTTTCGATCCGATAAGAAAAGTCGCCAGTGGTGGAGAGCTCAGCCGTTTAATGCTTTGCATAAAATCTTTAGTGGCAGAAAATATAGAATTACCTACGTTGATTTTTGACGAGATAGACACAGGAATCTCCGGTGAAGCGGCAAAACAAGTGGGTGTTATTATGAAAGCGTTATCTGTCAACATACAAGTAATTGCCATTACTCATCAGCCGCAAATTGCCGCCAAAGCACACACGCATTTTTATGTGTATAAAGAGCAATCGGGCGATGAAATAAAAACCAAAATTCGCATTCTGGATAAGGAGGAGTGTATTCACGCTATCGCTCAAATGTTAGGTGGCGAAAAGCCCACGACTGCTGCATTACAAAGCGCCAAAGAGATGATGGAACTGTGA
- a CDS encoding cupin-like domain-containing protein: MHLKSVDTVDDISPEDFKKNYYDTQTPIIIKNLAKKWPAYQKWDWDYFKEKVGPKKVGIYNNIKSDAFTPVNKADDYVLFGDYIDMIRKGPAEWRIFLFNIFSHAPELSKDFTWPSHLMKGFVKRAPMLFTGGEGAVTHMHFDIDLSHILHTQFIGRKRVLLFPYEQQHRLYRKPFEVLSLADYSHYYDNENSKVDYERFPALKLAEGYDLILEHGDTLFMPGGYWHHMEYLESGFAMSLRALNNSVSTFLKGVVNITAMRGIDTVMKKTRPQQWYNWKQRKIFAEAERELLESK; this comes from the coding sequence ATGCATCTAAAAAGTGTTGATACCGTTGACGATATCAGTCCGGAAGATTTTAAAAAGAATTATTACGATACCCAGACACCTATAATTATTAAAAACCTCGCCAAAAAATGGCCGGCTTATCAAAAATGGGATTGGGATTATTTTAAAGAAAAAGTAGGCCCCAAAAAAGTAGGCATTTACAACAATATTAAAAGTGATGCTTTTACGCCGGTTAATAAAGCCGATGATTATGTGTTGTTTGGCGACTACATTGACATGATACGCAAAGGCCCTGCTGAGTGGCGCATTTTTTTATTCAATATCTTTAGCCATGCCCCAGAGCTGTCTAAAGATTTTACCTGGCCTTCACATTTAATGAAAGGCTTTGTAAAGCGTGCGCCCATGCTTTTTACAGGTGGTGAAGGTGCGGTTACACATATGCATTTTGATATTGATTTAAGCCATATTCTTCATACGCAATTCATAGGTCGAAAGAGGGTTTTACTTTTCCCTTATGAACAGCAACATAGGCTTTATCGCAAACCCTTTGAAGTGTTGAGTTTGGCAGATTATTCTCATTATTATGATAATGAAAATAGTAAAGTAGATTATGAAAGATTTCCTGCTTTAAAATTAGCAGAAGGCTATGATTTAATTTTAGAGCATGGAGACACCCTGTTTATGCCCGGCGGCTATTGGCATCACATGGAATATTTAGAAAGCGGGTTTGCTATGAGTCTGCGTGCGCTCAACAACTCGGTAAGCACCTTTTTGAAAGGCGTTGTCAATATTACAGCTATGCGCGGCATCGATACTGTGATGAAAAAAACGCGCCCACAACAATGGTATAATTGGAAACAAAGGAAAATATTTGCTGAAGCTGAGAGGGAATTATTGGAATCAAAATAA
- a CDS encoding L-threonylcarbamoyladenylate synthase: MFLEVHPDNPNPRNIKTIVECLLDGGIIIYPTDTIYGLGCDIFQHKAVERIARIKQIQLQKIQMSFICKDLSALSQYTKAISTPLYRILKHHLPGQFTFILPASKEVPKILQTKKNTIGLRVPDNKICQTLLSELSHPILSTSLPGEMVEEYTDPEIMYENFKNAVDIVIDGGIGNMTPSTIVDCTKEPYEIIRQGAAVFEEL, encoded by the coding sequence ATGTTTTTAGAAGTACATCCAGACAACCCCAACCCGAGGAATATAAAAACCATTGTAGAGTGCTTATTAGATGGTGGAATTATTATCTACCCTACCGATACCATTTATGGATTAGGGTGCGATATTTTTCAGCATAAAGCCGTTGAGCGCATTGCGCGCATCAAGCAAATACAGTTGCAAAAAATACAGATGAGTTTTATATGCAAAGACTTGAGTGCACTTAGTCAATATACTAAAGCCATCTCGACCCCTCTTTACAGGATATTAAAGCATCACTTACCGGGACAATTTACTTTTATTTTACCCGCAAGTAAAGAAGTACCGAAGATTTTGCAAACGAAAAAAAATACCATTGGGTTAAGGGTGCCTGATAATAAAATTTGCCAAACATTGTTAAGCGAACTATCTCACCCGATTCTTTCAACCTCCTTGCCGGGAGAAATGGTGGAGGAATATACTGATCCTGAAATCATGTATGAAAACTTCAAGAATGCAGTTGACATTGTAATAGACGGCGGCATCGGCAATATGACCCCATCTACTATTGTAGATTGCACCAAAGAGCCGTATGAAATCATAAGACAAGGTGCAGCAGTATTTGAAGAGCTATAA
- a CDS encoding deoxynucleoside kinase translates to MQYKFITIEGNIGAGKTTLANLLAKKLNTRLVLEEFSDNPFLPKFYKNPSQYAFPLELFFMAERFKQLKDVLQPDLFQQTTISDYLFTKCLLFAKVNLPEEEFKLYQRLFDIILQQLILPDILIYLHAPVDKLQSNIQKRQRDYEQQIPDSYLQNIQDTYLNYIQQQNLITLFIDASNADFLHDEMHLQIILDALNRKHLPGITRISLP, encoded by the coding sequence ATGCAGTATAAATTTATTACAATAGAAGGGAATATAGGCGCAGGTAAAACTACGTTAGCTAATTTATTAGCAAAAAAATTAAATACACGCCTAGTTTTAGAGGAGTTTTCTGACAATCCTTTTTTGCCCAAATTTTACAAAAACCCCTCACAATATGCTTTCCCATTGGAGTTGTTTTTTATGGCAGAAAGGTTTAAACAATTAAAGGATGTTTTACAACCCGACTTGTTTCAACAAACGACCATTTCCGATTATTTGTTTACCAAGTGTTTATTATTCGCTAAAGTAAATTTACCAGAGGAAGAGTTTAAATTGTATCAACGTTTGTTTGATATAATTTTACAGCAATTAATATTGCCAGACATTCTCATTTATTTACATGCGCCAGTAGACAAGTTGCAATCCAATATTCAAAAACGTCAACGCGATTATGAACAACAAATTCCTGATAGTTATTTGCAAAATATTCAAGATACTTACCTGAACTATATTCAGCAACAAAACTTAATTACACTGTTTATAGATGCGTCAAATGCAGATTTTTTGCATGATGAAATGCATTTGCAAATTATTTTAGATGCCTTAAACAGAAAGCATTTACCCGGAATTACCAGAATATCCTTACCATAA